TTCGTAAGGttagataaaattaaaaaaataaattagttatATTAATTAGTTATACGATCTCGAGTTTGCTATAAACGATGacgattggttttttttttgtttgggtgtATGTTCGGTTTCAGCATAATGCTCTTCACTGTGATGAATCTTACGATGCGCCATGTAAGAACACATGTACCTTTCAATACCAAGGCttgtttgatcgtttttttcctgttcatTTAGTGCCTGTGATAGATTCGCTGTTTATATTAGTAGGATACGGCCACTGCCTGACTGAATGTGCCAGAGTCTTATCAGCACCAGCAAAACAACCTCTTCTGATTTCCTTACGATTATCCTTCTGTACTGTTCTGTTGATTGAGGAGTTTGATGTAGCGTCTTTCGATTGACGACTATATGTACATGTACATAAGATAGcttgcgtgtgtttttgagAGAATTTGTCGATGTTAGTTGTGTACTTCAATCTTACATTCCAtgttatttgaatttattatttctgcCGTGCTTCGGAATCTGAATCCGAGAGAGGGGGGCGAGACCTGGCTCAGACATCCGCCGTTCGCGATGTTATGCTGGGAGATCGTGAGTGTATGACGACGCGGTGACCGTTTTTCGTCACGAATCCGTCACTCTCCACCAGAACGGCCGTCTGGCGGCCTTGAGGATCGCCGTTACTATCCGGTGATTCCTTTGATGATAGACTATGATCCACTACACCTATGTTCGCCTGAGAACCGCCGAGAATTCCTTTACTTTTACCACTACCAGGGGTGCCAACGCCACCGCCTATGCTGCCACCGGCGATCTGGCTACCATTGTCTCCACTACCTATTGCAGCTCCACCGCTACCGTCGTTATCATTGCCATTGCCACCATCGTTTCCGTTATCACAGGCATCTATTTCAAGATCGTCTCCGGTGGAACCGTCAGTTCCACCGCCATGACGCTGCTTGTAGCGTTTCCATGCGTGTTGTATCAGACGGGCACAGTATTCTTCGCGTTGCCTCCAGAGCGTGGACGACACCGGTTCGTAACCCACTTCGTCCGGACGCTGTTGTACCTCACCCAACTCTGCCGTCTCTTCGATAGGATTTCCTTTCCGAGCGAAAAAGTCTTTCGTCAGTGCGTCCAGGATATCGACACAGAACATCATATCGCCACGGCAGATAGGAATATCCATCGAAATAATTTTGTAACGGTTCGGTTTATGTATCTGGAGGGGCGGTTCCAGCACGTCCAGAAAGTCTGATAGTTGATCGTACCGAACGTATTGTGTACCGTCCGGATCAAACTGTTGCCATATTTCGTAGTACATATCGTAGTCGTCGTCCGTCAAGCCCTCCTGCACGTCTTCCGTTGCTTGGGAATAGTTTTCGAGAATAACAGCGATGTACATGTTGATGACGATAAGAAAACTTATTACTAGATACGCCAATAGGTACGTTATGCCGATCGTTGATGAGCCACAATTTCCCGGGTAGCCTTTATCATTGTCCGGTGGTAGACAGTCTTCTTCGTTGATAATACCATCTAGCACACCATCCCAACCGGCTGAGGTGGACATCTGGAATGTGTAAATACCGAACATATAGGGGGGAatgaggtgtgtgtgtgtgtttttttttttcacgagCATATTTGCAAACAGTGTCTAACCTGAAACAGCAAGATCATACTCTGGCCGAAGGTTTTAAAGTTGTACACATCATCCAAGCCACTCTTATCCTTGACGTGCATGAAGAATGACATcccaaaaatggcaaaaatgaaCATCACCAAAAACAGTAGCAGACAGATGTTAAAAAGTGCAGGCAGCGACATAGCTAACGCAAACAGCAACGTCCGTATACCCTTGGCACCCTTCACCAAACGCAGTACACGGCCCACTTTTGCAACTCGCACGACTCGCAGAAGCGTTGGAGATACAAAATATTTCTCAATAAGATCACTTAAGACAAGACCTGGTATGGGTAAAAACACAACGAGACGATACGGAGTAATTAAAACATCGCATCGAGGAAGGTAGCAAAAACTAGTGAATGACCGCACTTACCTAAAATGGAAAGAATGACCACAACGAAATCAAACAGATTCCACGGTTCGATAAAGTAATGGTATCGTAGGGCGAAGATCTTCATCAAACATTCACTGCTGAAAATGCAGATGAATATCATATTCAAGTAGTCTAGCACCGCGCTAAACGTTTCTGATTGTTTGTAGTGATCCAGCGTCATGGTTAACATATTGAAGCCGATGAACAACATGATGATCATGTCGAACTTTTTATTCGTCACTATTTCGAACACTATTGCTTGCGGGCGCCACTGTAATGAAATGGAGCGAATTAGTGTGTTACGTCGTGGAATGCAGCATGTACTTTACTGCTTACCCTTGGTCGAGGGATTGCCTTGAGTGGTTTCTTCGATCCCATCTTCTTCATGGCATTGTAGTACTTTTTCTGATCTTCCGTCATGAACATTTCCAGTGATCCTCCggctttctttttctgttcatTGAAGTTATCAATAATCACACCGATGAAGAGATTCAGTGTGAAGAACGATCCGAAGATAATGAAGAACACAAAGTACAGATACATGTAGATGTTTGTTTCCCGTATAGGCTGTTTGCCGACCTGTAAAGTAACAGCAAACGATGGGATTAGCtcatttacaaagaaaaaacgaccTCTCTACAGCACATACGTCACGGGAATCAATGGCATCGTTCATGATTTGTATCCATCCTTTGAATGTCGCTACTTGAAATAGACACAAATACGCTTTACCGACGTGATCGAAGTTCATCGGTGAGTTTTCCCATGTATAATTTTCGGCTTTGCACGCATTTACATCCGGAATAATTTCGTGAggtaatgttgttttatttttatccacaCACTATCATACgaagaaacgaaaccaaaTGGATTAGCATGAGAATATTGTTCTAATGGGGATGAAGTACAGCAGTCGCAATACCTTGAAGTATTTTCCAGCAAATAATTGCACTCCCATAATAGCAAATATCAGCCAGAATATCAAACAAACCAGCAGCACGTTGAAGATGGACGGTATAGCTTGAACCAATGCATTCACGACGACCTATACATACACGTACGATTGATTCAATTGTACAGTTGATTCAAACAATAAAgagaataaaacattaataaaattcGTGTAAACGAACCAATCTCTTGCTATGATTCTTAGATCGTTTCATTTGAAAAAGGGAATAGCCCAGCTTTGTTGACCATGCAGTGAACAGAATAAGCGCAATACAGCCATGAACATCTATTTATAAAGCGGTAcaaagtttcaattttttcaattaCCACACAGTTAGTTACCATTttaaaactcataaaaaacaGTTCTGTTGGTAACGAACTGTtggaaagcataaaaacaaagaatcttaaacgcaaacaaaactgtttggcaattgaaaaaattgaaacataaagGCAACacatttcataaaacattattaGCTGATGAGCTGATGTGTATAGTATTTGAGAATAcagttgcaaacaaaaattgtactaagagaaatatttttacagaAAATTTTAAGCTAATGATATAATTCACACCCAATCTGGtctaacaatttttttccacttttattACAATATTGCGTGTTCTACAACCATCTAAAATACTACGTTTATGTTTGTATATACATGATGTGTACTGCATAGCTATGACACCAAAGTACACTTAGCGCATTTGATACACAAGCAAAACACATATCATTCCGCAAGTGTGAcagtgttacaaaaaaaaactgtaatcAAATGAGGCAACAGTTGATAATGCAAACAATACTGGTAAGCGCAATCACAATACTCCTACTCATGAAATATTCAGATGCAGCGTGATGAAGTAATGGCCATAAAGAGCTCTAAAAATATAACTAAGTATATATACGTATATAGAATCTGATTTATAGTAACATAGTCTACTTCAGTTGTTATGATTCAAAAATAACTAACACCATGTAAGAATAATCTAGAAAGAGTAGTATAAGGATAGCGCGATtggttgttgatgatgttttcgtaCTGGTTTGATGCTTAAAACCAAATGTAAGTAGTGCAAATCGATATGTAAAATGACTGTTTTGCTCTATTTGATGCTTTTGGTTTCGAAACTAATTAGAGTAAAGTAAATACTTTGAAGTTACGTACCCTCATTCCCTGCATACGGGACATGGCACGTAGCGGTCTCAGGGCTCTAAGAGTTCGCATGGTTTTGAATGCTTGAATACCACCCGCTCCACAAAGTGAAGCAACGAAGTTTATTAATGATACCTAGGAAAAGCATGGGTCAAATCGAGTGAGTATTTAATGGTTGATGATCGTAAAATTGAACTGTAACCGCCCGTAACTTTTGTTGTCTCCATATGATTGAgctactctttttttatgtgtttgttaTTGAATTATTGTGTCGAGAACATGTGAAGtaaagaaattttgttttcttatttctaatttgcattcaaactGATAAACATAATTGTAATGACGCTTCCTAGGTATTTAGTGTGTATGTAATTTGTTAACGCaatgaaataatcatttttaaatgtattgataaaattcatgttgttttaattgtgtaataataataaaaacaaacaatgaacAATCAATAATGATGAAAACGTTGCTTGTTAGAGTGTACAAATACTCCATAACGATTTCTTATTTAAATTGGCATTGATTTGCTCCGTCACTGGAGCTAAACATTGACTAATTTTCATTGGCCGAGTTACTTCTTAAGCAAAACtgtgtaatatttatttaaaatagtgAACAACAATATCAAAGTTGTATTTAACCGTACGATATCATTACTTAACGCCAGTGAATGGGCATCTGTTTAAGTTAAAGTCACTGTAAGTATTTGCAAATTAACGTAAGTtcaacgaaaaagaaagaaaacaaccatTATAAGTAAAAGAACGTACACAATACATAAAATTGACATCGACACATACTAAAGCGACTGTTTTGCATCAGCTACATGTATAACACGTACGGCAGCGTCTAAAAGGCACGAAAagtcattttgtttgctttcaatttaATCTTGTCTAACCACAAAGTTTATGAAGGAAGattgagtttttgtttgtgtcttAGATCATGATCATCACGCACAACATTCAACATGTCATTCCTTGTATCGGTTTATCTATAGTCAATCCATATGTATTTACAACTGCGACCTCAGACTGCGtgattttcaacattttcataaGCCCTTACTAGGCTCGGTAGTATTGCTAGGTTTGCTCTTAGCTGATCATGTTTGATATTTGTGGTAGTAACTTggtatttattaataattgttACGTTGTTGTACACAAATGGTTACAACATCTGTTTCAAAATCCAAAGGATGGTAATCaatcttttcctttcactATGCCATAAATAAAATCGTAAAACCAGTAATTAGTGCCGTCTTTTCATATTGTTTTATAAGTTTGAAATTATGctgtacaaaacaaatcatttgtgAGTGTAAATGTTGAAACAATATGATGTGCTTCGattaaatttcacatttttcagTTCATTAAAAAGGATATACAATGCTAAGCTTTTGCAaacgttcttttgtttttttttctcaaatgtCTATCAACGACTAACAATAGAGGTATTTCTTGCAACATAAATACTGGATACTAAAACGGAAGAAGTACAGGTAaatagaaatggaaatgggttattttataacgaaaaataatcaatttgtttggttgtttgtcATTTACAGTGTTTCTCAAACGTTCCACATCATTTAGGGTTTATATTAACGTTTTCGTCAGAAACGCAAACAATTATGGCGCACTGATTCTGCATGAACGTTTTACAAATGTTAGAAAGTTGTACATTTTCACACTTAAGAAGAATCCGTTACAGAAAGTGTTCCGTTATACTAAACATCGAATATTACACATTGTAGACTGTAAGCTGCGTTAAACGTTTTGCTTAAACGCATATAAACCAGCAACGCGAACAAAAGATAGATAGATTGACAGATTGGTTCTTTGGACAAACTTTTTGAAGAAATACAGCACACGTCTATACAAACATAGAGAAGACTACAAGGAAGAAATAGTAGATAACAGTCGTGTTTCGTCAGTTAGAATGTAGGAGATTGAAGGAAGAACAAGATAGCTTCCACGAACAATGTCACTGCACAAAGTGGTACACCATCAAAGCCCAGAGAGGTAGAGTGCCTCTTTAGCAATCAAAATGTACGCAAGTGAACCAAGTGCCTTGGTACTTACTCTCATACCCTCCCAACGTGATACGGCACGAAGCGGGCGTAAGGCGCGCAGTGTACGCATCGAACGGAACGCTGGAATATCGGCCGCTCCCACCCAGATAGCGGCAAGGTTTATCAGCGATAGCTAAGGGGAAAAAATCATTGAACGAAGGAAAAGATACGCAATGAAACGGAAATCAACGAAAGATAATTAGCAGGAAGATGCACTAAACGCAATCATCTTAATTTAACCGATACACATATATCACACATTGTGTGTTTACTTATCTTAATTATATATAATTGGTTAATATGTTACAAGACTAATTTGCTTAGGTAATTGTTTTCCCTCTATTGCTGTTTGTGTGATTGTGTGAGAAACTATGGCTAAAGTAATTATTGTTAACTATGATTGTTTTGCTATGTATTATGATATGGAGATAACAGAATTATATGAGGGTCCAGTCAATGGTTTTCACGACGCACAGGACGATTATACTCACCATTACGATAATAAAATCAAGCCAACACCAAGCATTCGTAAAGTATACTTTAAAACCTAAAGCTAACCATTTGATTAACatctctaaaaaaaatatcactgTGAATATTCGGTCCATATAATAAAGGATATCTTGCAGGATTGGGCGTTGTGGAAGATGTACATCTTCGAGAGCCTGTAGGGTTGCAGAAAGAAGCAGAACAAACGATCATATCAAACGCAAAGTCAGAGGAATTAATCTCATCAATCGTTGGAAGAGCAGGAAGTCCGATCGTCAATTGCTCGTGACACACTTACCAATGCTAAGCTACTAAGCAAAATCATAGTAATTACAGCAGTCTCGAAGTACTTGTTCTCAATCAGCTGGAACGTTTTGAGACGTAGGTTTGCCCAGCCCTGCCAAAACGGAGCATCATCGTCTCCAGCGAGCACTGGGAACTTTTTATAGCAATTATCCGGGCAGCAGTCCGCCGGTGAATCTTCGATCACTTCATCCTCCTCGGCGTGAATAATAAGCTCACCATCTAGCGGACCTTCTTCGCCTTCGCCTTCGTCATCGAGCTCTGGACAAGTGAACAGAACATTTGTAGTGTGTGAAAGAAGGACTTTTCATTCGCACTGGGAACGTCGGTACATACCTTCGTCAATTCCTAAATCCTCCTTGCTGGCATCACGTTTTTCTTCGCCCTCCATCGTTTCGGCGCTGCCTTTGTGGCTTTCGTCCTTGAATGGGCGATTTTTGTGACTGCCATAAGATTTGATACTGGCAGTATCATCGTCCTGCAAGGACACGCCTCTATGATTCAGTTCATGTTCTAATTTATTATCTTGATGATTACTAATAGAATTGCCTATCACCTAATTATCAAGACATAATACACACATAATGAGATTAATGTTTTGCTTAGCagctaaagttttttttgtagtaaagTGAATGAGTGTGTGTATAAAAACTGTCAGGATGCAGACAAAATGAGTTCATGTGCCGTAGTGGTTAAAATGAAATGGGTAAACTGTGAGGAAGTTTTGATGAACAATATGACAAAACGGAAATCTCAAACCCATACTAAACAGAATCTATGAATGGATGCGAAAGTGCGAAAGTATCGATAGAAAGAAGTACGTACCTTTGAGTTGTTCATGATctgcttgtttttctttgccttgTTCTTCAGATCACCGTGAATGGTAAATTCCATTCCATCTCCTATTGCTACTTCCAGCTGGTTGTGTTCCTTGATGCCTTTCTTCAGCAGCCCATCAGCCAGTATGTCATCTGGAGTAAGTTCCAGCTCATTTTCACCATGTTCTGCAGATATACATGGACATACTCCTTTGCCTAatgcatgtgttttttgtttgtttgtatatttgtttgtttgtgtgtcatGATTCAGTTTCCATATGGACGGTTGTGCATAATTTTCACATATTCATACGGTGGTACCATATTATGTTTTCGTTATGATTtcaaatggaataaattacCATTGGTATAATATAATTTCCAATCGGTGGAATCCAAAATAAGTCGAGCAAGAGAAGAACATCGGAAGTTTCACAAATGGCATATGGCATAGTATTCCATTTTACGCAGTTTGTTTCAATGTGCAGTTAGCATAGGAACATTTATAATATAGAAGTAGATAAATCGAGAGAAAAAATTGATACACTTGAATTAAGAATCGCTTGTTGGTACACGGATATTTTAAATAtcagagcacacacacacacacatacacacatagacatttcatcaaaatacaacaaagaaatgcaaacaacctttttcaatgcaaacaacgacaacgacaacgaTGTCTACTATCATCAGGAAAGTACCACAATcaggaaagaaaatacaagCGTGGCAAAACACATACTATTTTGGGGAAGAACAGTAGGTAAACACAACACGAACAATACATTTACAGTTTACTGTACAAATCATCGAAAGTAGTAGGTATTGGTATTTTGCGTAAAAATATCAACACGATCAAAACCTGCGTTATTATGTATGTAAATTAATGTTCCCTCAAATCAAACAGCTTTAAATTCCAGAATTATTCATAAATCAAATGGAATTGGAGCTATATCCTTAATAGCCACTGTCACTGTTGGTGCAACCAACAAGAATGAGAAAGCTTAGTAGTACTATAGGTAGTAGTTAGCTTAACTTGCTCcgttaaacagggtaagattACAAGCTATTCCGCGAAAGTAGCTTTGACACGACTGACAAAACGTTCGCAAATTAATAATATCTTTAGTAAATTGCAAACTGCTTTTTTAAaactctttttctcttttaaaacaatgttGTTTAAGAGTGAGTGGGtaggaagtttatttattttttttttaataattgcgTTATCATGCTATTTAAAAGTTGTAGTGTACTCAAAATCATAATAGATAATTATCTTTCTCtataaaatgcttcaaatattCCGAAGCTATTTTGTAATATTACAAGGACACAATCAAACATCGAATTACCTTAAGCGAGACACTAACCAACGATACACATATGCTCGAAAAATTTTCGGTTTTAcgtctttttttagtttttttttcttcataacaCACAAACGTATTAACAATACATGATGAATTACTACCAAACTAGCAACAGATAGTATACAGCTCTATTACTACTTTCGGTAGAAGGATAAAATCCACTTTTAACGATGCTAATCAAATGGAAAATTGCTAACACTAAACGAAACACACTTTCGGGGAATATTTGAcatggttttaaattttggacACTGATTGTGCCACACCAATTCAAGCAAGTTtcttatattatattatattatattacatTGTAGATGCGCAACTACTatcctgctttttttttaattcatgcaTTTTTAGATTAAATGGTGAACCAGCTGCCTATTTTTAAAACCTTGCGTAAATCTCGAAATTCGATCTTTTTTGATGACGGTAATAGGATGGCAGGATGTTTGGAAAACACTGCATTTTGAAGTTAACGATACTATTACGAGTTGGTGTTACTCGTAACAGAAAACATATAACTGCTACGGTTAAATATGCTGCATAATATTTACGATGTGCGATTTCCGCTAAACGTATCACTGGGTATTTGTATTAATTAGATATCTTAAAAGTTTGTAGGTCTAGTTTACCAGAAACTTTACGTTTGCTCGGATAGTTacaaatttgcaaataaacgGAAATTAAGTTGCGCACCTACTATGTAAATTTTAAGATAGAAATGTAACATTCAGTTTATTAAGTTTTGTTAAACTTTAATGTCATACGTTTTATATCTAAACCAATTACAAAAGATGTATCGATCGCTTCACTCATTGCATCCGATAGCACATTGATGTCAAACAACCCCGAAATTATCACAAATCAGCAACCTTTGGTGGGATTCTGGTTGGAAACTATCTACACTACGGTGGGCAATACAAAATAAACTTAAGTTTGATCGCACACTAGCGCTAATATTAGTAGCGGTAGTGTAAGTGGATAGTAACCTTCTTCCTATTACAAAGCAAGGTGTATTTGCTTACCTGTAGGTTGCACCGATGCTATTTGACtcgttaatttgtttttcacaaaCTTGAGTGCATTTGCTATGTTCGCCTTGATCCAATTAGAAAAGCGTGATATTCTGTTAAACGCTTCAGCGATCTTGTTGGTCTCGTTGTCTGCCGTTGGTGCGGACAGGGATGAAGAACCGAAATTTGACAAAAGCAAAGCTAAGAAAAGATTAAGAACCTGCAAAATAGAGTCATTGGTGAACTATGGGTGAACACTCACGACTATGCAAATGCTAGGTTACTTACGACTAAATTTCCTATTACTACCGTAGCCAGGAAAAATGGTATGCATGACACATCGCCAACAAGCATACAGTCCCACATGGATTCGATCCATTCACCGCACAGCACACGGAACACAATCATAAAGGAATGCATGAAATCGGTAAAATTCCATCTTGGCAGATCTTGGTCTGGGAACAGATGCACATTATCTGGAAGAATTTATTTCGAAtagaattgaagaaaaatacgAACGATGCGCGATTAGGATTAGGCGTTCACCAGCACTCTAAGAAAAATGTGAAAGCACTTGATTTACAAATAATCCGCGTGGAGAAGCTAGCAGATTGCAGATTATCGAGGCATTTGTAAGCTGTTTCTAGAGCTCTTGTTGTTCTAAAAGCTTGTCGTttaatttgttgttattttgttttgtttagcaaaCAATGGTATGCAAGACAGTAACCAGCGGACATTGAACAGTCTAGTACATGTTCGCTGTAAATCAGAACAAAATACCAAATGCAAGAAAATAGCGACTGATTTAAATACGATCGTTGAAGTCTCTGGCACTCAAATGAAATTATTGTAGTTTTACACAAATTTATACGGATGCATCGACCTTAAACCTTTGTGTTTAGTGATCAGATAACAAATAACGACacaattgtaaataatttagGTGACACATTAGCAGTCATAGATTTTCTTACAAATgataaaaagttataaattGTAATTGATTTGCAAGGCGCATATTTGAACATAAAGCAATATGTTTAAGAAACAATGGATATTGTACGCTAAATACTCTACCTTCAGTCTTATTCATTGTTTCATCTCTAGTCTTTCGAATTATGTTTCTAGTCTTTTTACGAATGTACAACCATTTGAGGGGCTTCATTGAACTACATTAGAActattattttgcaaaagcaTAGCAAAAGCACCCTTCAGCTATTGTACTATTATGTACTATGGAAGTGGTAAGCACTGGCCACCGTTGAAAATACCATTCACAATCAACTATTTTCCATGCTCTTGCCAAATCTCACTAGTATGTAGTGTAATGTGTACATTTATACAAAATGGTTCGGAGTGAACGAATTTTGCGCACGTAACGATTGCCTTGTTTTTTCCGCTGTGATTTATGGTTGTCTTGTACGATGCTTTCAATCACAAAGTGTTTTGCGCCATTGCAGAGCTAGCTACTTACCGACATAGTTCTTTCCGAACAGCTGCATTCCCATCACGGCAAAGATGAAGATGATAATGCAGAGCACGAACGTCAGATTACCTAACGCTCCCATCGTTCTGCCCATGATGGAAATGAGTAAATTCAGCGTTGGCCAGGATTTGGCGAGCTTAAAGACTCgaagctgttgttttttttgtttcaaatgatTTGCGTGTAACGTAAGTTTTAGGTTTTTATTGTGGTAGATGATGATGCGTCAGATCGCAAAATAAAATGAGTTTTAATTTGTACagtttttaatgcgaaatggttTTGAGTATGCGTACGATAGCGATGTTGTTGATGCATGTTATGGTATAtgtgtttgttgcattttttttaattttttcgcaAGAAGTGTATAAATTACATACGATTAAtgtgagaaagaaaagaaccatgaaaaagaagaaagagagaaaaagagagatagTAGAGAAAATTGGCAAGTAatagaaagcatttttttcatcaaccGTATGTTTTCTTATAACTATCAGAACAAGTCAATATTCCTTTCAGTGATGTTCCTTCGTGTTAGGGATCATGGGAgagtagtatttttttttattattgtatttATCCAGTACAGTGGTAAACCCTACCATGCTGTTTCATCTAAATACATCCACTAATTGCAATCGAATACTTCTATGGCTTATGCAAGTATTCGTATAGATCCATTCCCTTCGTCTTCGACTACATCGTAAGATCTTTTATC
The DNA window shown above is from Anopheles funestus chromosome 3RL, idAnoFuneDA-416_04, whole genome shotgun sequence and carries:
- the LOC125769886 gene encoding sodium channel protein para isoform X17, which encodes MTEDSDSISEEERSLFRPFTRESLQAIEARIADEEAKQRELERKRAEGESDFGRKKKKKEIRYDDEDEDEGPQPDPTLEQGVPVPVRMQGNFPPELASTPLEDIDGFYSNQRTFVVVSKGKDIFRFSATNALYVLDPFNPIRRVAIYILVHPLFSLFIITTILVNCILMIMPTTPTVESTEVIFTGIYTFESAVKVMARGFILQPFTYLRDAWNWLDFVVIALAYVTMGIDLGNLAALRTFRVLRALKTVAIVPGLKTIVGAVIESVKNLRDVIILTMFSLSVFALMGLQIYMGVLTQKCIKEFPMDGSWGNLTHENWELFNSNETNWFYSISGDIPLCGNSSGAGQCDEGYICLQGYGINPNYGYTSFDTFGWAFLSAFRLMTQDYWENLYQLVLRSAGPWHMLFFIVIIFLGSFYLVNLILAIVAMSYDELQKKAEEEEAAEEEALREAEEAAAAKAAKLEAQQAAAAAAANPEIAKSPSDFSCHSYELFVGQEKGNDDNNKEKMSIRSEGLESASLSLPGSPFNLRRGSRGSHQFTIRNGRGRFVGVPGSDRKPLVLSTYLDAQEHLPYADDSNAVTPMSEENGAIIVPVYYANLGSRHSSYTSHQSRISYTSHGDLLGGMTKESRLRNRSARNTNHSIVPPPNATNLSYADTNHKGQRDFDMTQDCTDDAGKIKHNDNPFIEPAQTQTVVDMKDVMVLNDIIEQAAGRHSRASDHGVSVYYFPTEDDDEDGPTFKDKAIEFLMKMIDIFCVWDCCWVWLKFQEGVAFIVFDPFVELFITLCIVVNTLFMALDHHDMDPDMEKALKSGNYFFTATFAIEATMKLIAMSPKYYFQEGWNIFDFIIVALSLLELGLEGVQGLSVLRSFRLLRVFKLAKSWPTLNLLISIMGRTMGALGNLTFVLCIIIFIFAVMGMQLFGKNYVDNVHLFPDQDLPRWNFTDFMHSFMIVFRVLCGEWIESMWDCMLVGDVSCIPFFLATVVIGNLVVLNLFLALLLSNFGSSSLSAPTADNETNKIAEAFNRISRFSNWIKANIANALKFVKNKLTSQIASVQPTGKGVCPCISAEHGENELELTPDDILADGLLKKGIKEHNQLEVAIGDGMEFTIHGDLKNKAKKNKQIMNNSKVIGNSISNHQDNKLEHELNHRGVSLQDDDTASIKSYGSHKNRPFKDESHKGSAETMEGEEKRDASKEDLGIDEELDDEGEGEEGPLDGELIIHAEEDEVIEDSPADCCPDNCYKKFPVLAGDDDAPFWQGWANLRLKTFQLIENKYFETAVITMILLSSLALALEDVHLPQRPILQDILYYMDRIFTVIFFLEMLIKWLALGFKVYFTNAWCWLDFIIVMVSLINFVASLCGAGGIQAFKTMRTLRALRPLRAMSRMQGMRVVVNALVQAIPSIFNVLLVCLIFWLIFAIMGVQLFAGKYFKCVDKNKTTLPHEIIPDVNACKAENYTWENSPMNFDHVGKAYLCLFQVATFKGWIQIMNDAIDSRDVGKQPIRETNIYMYLYFVFFIIFGSFFTLNLFIGVIIDNFNEQKKKAGGSLEMFMTEDQKKYYNAMKKMGSKKPLKAIPRPRWRPQAIVFEIVTNKKFDMIIMLFIGFNMLTMTLDHYKQSETFSAVLDYLNMIFICIFSSECLMKIFALRYHYFIEPWNLFDFVVVILSILGLVLSDLIEKYFVSPTLLRVVRVAKVGRVLRLVKGAKGIRTLLFALAMSLPALFNICLLLFLVMFIFAIFGMSFFMHVKDKSGLDDVYNFKTFGQSMILLFQMSTSAGWDGVLDGIINEEDCLPPDNDKGYPGNCGSSTIGITYLLAYLVISFLIVINMYIAVILENYSQATEDVQEGLTDDDYDMYYEIWQQFDPDGTQYVRYDQLSDFLDVLEPPLQIHKPNRYKIISMDIPICRGDMMFCVDILDALTKDFFARKGNPIEETAELGEVQQRPDEVGYEPVSSTLWRQREEYCARLIQHAWKRYKQRHGGGTDGSTGDDLEIDACDNGNDGGNGNDNDGSGGAAIGSGDNGSQIAGGSIGGGVGTPGSGKSKGILGGSQANIGVVDHSLSSKESPDSNGDPQGRQTAVLVESDGFVTKNGHRVVIHSRSPSITSRTADV